Sequence from the Exiguobacterium aurantiacum genome:
ATCCGCTCTCAGGGGCCACCGGGGGCGCGGCGATGGGCCTGTCCGCCATCTTCACGTCGTTTTTACTTCCATTTTTACTGCCTCTCCTTTTTTGATATTTCAAGGTCAAACTACTTCATAATATGTAGTAACGCATATTATAATAAAGAGAGACGGTGCTTTCTTTTATGAAGGAGGAAGGGACAATGGGACGTGTACAAGGTGAAGTCGCATTCGTGACCGGTGGGGCCCGCGGGATGGGCGCCTCCCACGTGCGAAAACTGGTGGCAGAGGGTGCACACGTGTTGTTCACAGATATTTTGGCGGATGAGGGCGAGGCTCTGGCTGCGGAACTCGGCGATGCCGTCGTCTTCTTGAAACATGACGTCACGAAACTCGAAGATTGGGAAGATGCAGTGAAAATTGCCGAAGAGAAGTTTGGTCCCATCACGATTCTCGTCAACAACGCCGGCATCGCATTGACCCATACGATTGACGAGTTGTCTGAAGCCGATTATCGAAAAGTCATCGACATTAACCAAGTTGGTGTGTTCCTCGGTATGAAATCGGTCATTCCATCGATGCGGAAAGCGGGACATGGATCGATCATCAATATCTCGTCCATTTCAGGCATCCTTGGCCTAGGTGGAGCCGCATACGTCGCCTCGAAATTCGCGGTGCGGGGGATGACGAAAGCGATCGCGCTTGAAGTCGCAGCTGATGGGATTCGCGTCAACTCGATTCACCCGGGCTTGATTGAGACGCCGATGATTATGCAACCAGGTGTCGAAGAAGTCGTCAGACAGATGGCAGAGACGGTACCGCTTAAACGAATCGGAAAACCGGGCGATGTCTCGAATCTCGTCTTGTTCCTCGCATCGGACGAGTCGAGCTACTTCACAGGCGCCGAGTTCGTCATCGATGGGGGCGTTATCGTCCAATAATCCAGAGAGAGGCCACTGCGCCTCTCTTTTTATTTTCAAACAATTTCGATACTTCTCGAAACGGCTCTCATGCTACACTAAATGAGACAGATTCATTAGAGGAGGCAGACCATGCAAGCGAAATTGATTGAACGTTTAATCACGTATGCAAAAATTGACACACAGTCCGACTTCACGAGCGAGACGACACCGTCAACGACGAAACAATGGGATTTGATTCACCATCTCGAGGCAGAGTTGAAAGCGATTGGGCTCGAGGACGTCGAGACGGATGAGTACGGCTATTTGTTCGCCACCCTTCCGAGTAACGTCAGTCATGAAGTACCGACGATCGGCCTGCTTGCCCACGTCGATACGGCGACCGACTTCACCGGGACAAACGTCAACCCACAACTCGTCGCACATTACGAGGGCGGCGATATTGTCTTGAACGAGGCGCTCAATGTCATCTTGTCCCCACGCGACTTCCCAGAACTTGACGGCTACGTTGGACATACACTCATCACGACAGACGGGACGACGCTGCTCGGTGCCGACGACAAAGCCGGCATGGCCGAGATCGTCACCGCGGTCGAATACTTATTGGCCCATCCGGAGATTCCGCACGGACCGGTCCGGATCGCCTTCACACCGGACGAAGAAATCGGTCGTGGGCCACATAAATTCGATGTCGCCCGCTTCAACGCCGATTTCGCCTATACGATGGACGGTGGTCCCCTCGGCGAACTCCAATACGAGAGCTTCAACGCGGCCGGCGCCACGGTCACGTTCCATGGGACGAACGTTCACCCGGGCAGTGCTAAAAACAAGATGGTCAACTCGATGAAATTGGCGATGGCTTTCCACAACCGCCTTCCGGCTGATGAGGCCCCAGAGCATACGAGCGAATATGAAGGCTTCTTCCATCTGAACGGCTTCTCTGGCGATGTCGAAACGACGACGCTCCAATACATCATCCGCGACCACGATCGCACGAAGTTCGAGGCGCGCAAAGCATTGCTTGAAAAGCTCGTCGTCGAATGGAAACAGAAATACGGCGAAGCGCGTATCGACTTGAAAATGGACGATCAATATTACAACATGGCCGAGAAAATCGAGCCGGTGAAACACATCGTCGACACCGTCGCCGACGTCATGCGCGAACTTGGCATCGAACCAAAAATCGAACCGATTCGCGGCGGGACGGACGGTTCGCAACTGTCGTATATGGGACTCCCGACCCCGAACATCTTCACGGGCGGCGAGAACTATCACGGCAAGTTCGAATACGTCTCCGTCAACAACATGGAAAAAGCGACCCACGTTATCATCCAGACGCTCCGCACGTTCGCTGAACGCGCGCGAGCATAACACATGCGCCTCCAATCGTTCTCTTCTAGAATAGAGACATTGGAGGCGATTTTTTATGAAGCATACGTTTCAAATGAACCTCGACTGGACCGGCGGACGCAACGACGTCGGAACGATCGAGGCCGAACGGTTAAAGACACAAATCTCGATTCCCCCGGAAATGGATGGGCCGGGCATCGGGACGAACCCCGATGAGATGTTGCTCGGTGCTGCCGCGACCTGCTATATCATCACACTTGCGGCCATGCTTGGACGGAGTGACCTGTCACATCAAGGCATCACGATTGACGCCGAAGGCATCGTCGACGTGACGAATGGTGTCTTCACCTACGAGATGATTCGCTACACGACGCGCATCAATGTGCCGACAGATGCCACAGACCGTGCTATCACGCTCGTCGAACGGATTGCTAAAAAAGCGAAGGACGGCTGTATGATTTCACGCGCCTTGGCCGGCAACGTCACGTTCGAGCTCGACACGACGGTCACCCGCGTCGACTGACGATGTATCGCTTCGCACAAGACCTGCAGGAAGGAATCATCTTAAGACGACGTAACCGGTTCGTGATGGACGTATTGCTCGATGACACTGTCGTCGCCTGCCACTGTCCGGTCACAGGCCGCATCGGCGACCTCGTCTTTGACGGAGTGCCTTGCCTCGTCTCGACGAACAATCCGCGACGGAACACCGCCTTCACGGTGGAGGCAATCTCGATTGACGCAGACCGCCAATGGATTGGGATTCATCAAGGTCGCGCCAACGATTTTGTCGCGTATTGTTTGGACACGGACGCTTTACCGGTCTTTCCTTCCTCGAAACATGTGGAACGCGAGCAAGTCGTCGCCTCGTCACGACTCGATTTCAAGGTCGATGGTGTCTATATGGAAGTGAAGGCACCACTCACCGAGTTATTCGTGACACCTCTCCCCCGCTTTGAACGACGTGCGGTGACGAGACCGATCGAGACCGAACGGTTGATTCGCCATCTCGAGACGCTGATTGCGACGTTGCCCGAAACCAAACGGGCCGTCTTGCTGTATGTCTTCTTATACGATGCGCCCGTCTTCACCGGCAACCCGAACCGGAAACAAGACGCGCGGATTCGTCAGCTGATTCGCGATGCGATTGCGGATGGACTTGAAATCTGGCAGTTGAACTGTCGCTTCACGGTGGAAGGGATTGTCCCGCTAAACTGTTTTGAAACGACGCTTCACTTCAAATAAAAAAAGCCAGCGCTGGCTTTTTTTATTGCAACAATAGTGGTGTCACGTACGCCTCAATGACGGCGGAGATGGCGAGGAGTGGTACCGCGATGACGAAGAACATTTTCACCCCTGCCACGAGCAACGCCTTGAACGTGACGTCGGTCTCTTTCCCGCGCAGTTTTTTCCAGATGTAACGGTTAAGCGATAACCCCATCGCCGCCCCGAGCAAGATGGCCGAGATTTCGGTGATCCCGTGTGGCATTATTCCGAGCACGATGACCCGGATCACGGATTCGCCAGCAAACCCAACGAGCATGGCGACCAGGCCGATGACGGCCGCGTTGATGACGACGAACACGTACGGGATGAAAAGCGGGATCATCCCAAGCAGGAAAGCGAACAACGTGACGCGCGTATTATTCACAAATAGAGCAATCATTGTCTCACGGGCGCTCGAATCGAACGTCAATCCTTGCGATTCAAACGATTCACCGAGCTGGGTTAAAATCTCGTCCACTTGTTCAGGGGCGATAACGGCCCGGAATAAAAAGTACGAGCCGATGCCCGTCACGAGGAAGACGACCCAGAGCCGGAAGAAATCTCTGCGGTAGTAATTCGACCACGCTTCTTTCAGCGAGAGCGTTGTTTTCATGGCTGATTCCCCCTTTTGTTCTTTATACGAGTCAAGTTGCTGTTTGTTTCATTTTTACCCACGACTGCGCGTTTTCAAAAAACGTGATACAATACACGTCGTAAACTAATCAGAAAAACGAGGGATCCTATACATGATTACAGTAAATAACGTAAGTCTCCAATTCGGTGGCCGCAAGTTGTTCGAAGACGTGAACATCAAGTTCACACCAGGCAACTGCTACGGCTTGATCGGCGCGAACGGCGCCGGGAAGTCAACATTCTTGAAAATTCTTGCCGGTGAGCAAGACACGACAACAGGTGACGTCAGCTTCTCGCCTGGCGAACGCCTCGCCGTCCTCAAACAGGACCATTACGCGTATGAAGATCAAGCGGTACTCGAGACGGTCATCATGGGCCACGAACGTTTGTATCAAGTCATGAAAGAGAAAGACGCCATCTATATGAAAGAAGATTTCTCTGACGAAGATGGTATGCGCGCTGCTGAACTCGAAGGCGAATTCGCTGAGATGAACGGTTGGGAAGCCGAATCGGAAGCCGCGATGGTCCTTCAAGGACTCGGCATCACGGACGCGTCTCACCACAAGCTCATGAGCGAGCTCACAGGTGGCGAGAAAGTCAAAGTCCTCCTTGCTCAAGCATTGTTTGGCAAACCTGACATTCTTCTCCTCGATGAGCCGACGAACGGTCTTGACCTCAAGGCGATTCAATGGCTCGAAGAGTTCTTGATCAACTTCGAGAACACTGTCATCGTCGTATCCCATGACCGTCACTTCTTGAATAAAGTATGTACGCACATGGCCGATCTCGACTTCGGTAAGATTCAATTATACGTCGGGAACTACGACTTCTGGTACGAGTCAAGCCAACTTGCTTCACGCATGGCCAACGACCAGAACAAGAAAAAAGAAGAGAAAATCAAAGAACTTCAAAACTTCATCGCCCGTTTCAGCTCGAACGCCTCGAAGGCGCGTCAAGCGACGTCGCGTAAGAAGTTGCTCGATAAGATCACGCTCGACGATATCCGTCCATCCTCACGCCGTTATCCGTTCGTCGGCTTCTCGATGGAACGCGAAATCGGGAATGACGTGCTCTACGTCGACAACGTCTCGAAGACGATTGACGGCGTCAAAGTGCTCGACAACGTCACGTTCTCACTCAACAAGACGGACAAAGTCGCATTCGTTGGCCGTTCAGACGTTGCCATCACGACACTCTTCAAAATCATCATGGGTGAGATGGAACCGGATGCGGGTACGGTCAAATGGGGTGTGACGACGACACAGTCGTACTTCCCGAAAGATAACTCGGAATACTTCGAAGGCTCGGATAAGAGCATCTTGGATTGGTTACGCCAGTTTTCTCCAGCCGACGAGTCAGATACGTTCCTTCGCGGTTTCCTCGGACGTATGCTCTTCTCAGGCGAAGAAGTCATGAAGAAAGCATCTGTTCTCTCAGGGGGAGAGAAAGTTCGTTGCATGCTCTCGAAAATGATGCTCTCGAACTCGAACGTCCTCGTCCTTGACGATCCAACGAACCACTTGGACCTCGAGTCGATCACAGCGCTCAACAACGGTCTCGAGACGTTCAAAGGCGTACTTCTCTTCAGCTCACATGACCATCAGCTCATCTCGACGATCGCCACACGCATCATCGAAGTGACGCCAAACGGGATTGTCGACAAAGAAGCGACGTATGACGAGTTCCTCGAGAACGAATCGCTCCAACAGCAAGTCGAATCACTTTATCAGAACGCATAAGAAAAATCGATCGGCCGCGGCCGATCGATTTTTTTATTTGACCTCGACGGTTTCCATGATGTGTTCATGGATGTCATGGCCTTTTGTCACGTGGACTTGAACGTTGTACGTGCCCGTTTCAGGGAACGTATGCTCCCCCGTATAGTTTCCATCTGCCGTTTCATCAAGCTTGACCCAGTCGTGCTTGTCCGCCCCGTCTTTGAACACTTCGAGTTGGACGTCCGCGCCTGTCAACGCCTCATGCTCAATCTCGACGTTGACTGTGAACGGTTGCGCTTCATTTACGACAGCTTGTGTCTGATCAAGGACGATGTCCGCTCCGGCATGATGATGATGGTCCTCTTCAGCTTCGGCTTCAGCCGCCGTCTCCGGATGGCCGACCGTCACGTTCGTCGTCGGCATCGTGTGCATCGACCGAGCCGTCACATGGACTTGCACCGTGTAGACCGCCTCTTCAGCAAACGTCGCCTCCGCCTCGTACACACCATCTTCTGTGAGCGACGCTTTTATCATCTCGCTCTCTTCCTTGGCTCCGTTTTTCCAGACCTCGAACTTAATCTCATCGGCGTCATCGACCGCTTCAGCCTCTTGGGTGACGCGCACCGCCAGTGTGACCGCTTCGTCTTTGTCGGCTGTCGCCGGCACGTTTAATTCTGCTTCGACCGGTTCCATCGACTGCACCGTCTCCGTACTGTTAGTCGCTTCATCTGCCCCGCACGCCCCAAGGACGAACATACCGACGAGACCGAACGTCACGCCGAATCGCTTCATTGATTTGCTCATGTTGAATCCCCCTATTCAATCGCTTACATTCTTCACACATTGTTCATGATAGCACCCTTTTTTAGGAAATGTGTGAGGATTGTGTGATATTTGACACGTTTGTCACTCATAAATTGAACACAAATATTGAGAGTCATTATCCAAAAATTCCTTTCCCTATTTTTAGGGTTAGATGATGTTTACCACTAAAAGGGGGTATATAAAATATATACACAGCTCAATATATGGAAAGCCTTAACATCAAGATACATACACCCAAGAATGGAGGCGAAACCAAAATGAAGAGCAAGTTTGTACGTGTGTTGATGGCCTTGTTGATCATGTTGGCACCGTTAGTCGCTTATCCAAAATCGGCCGACGCCGCCGCTTCGAAATTCATCACCAGCGTGAACACGACGAGTAAAGTCGTCGCGTTAACGTTTGATGACGGAGCGGATGGTGCGAATACGAACAAGATTTTGGACATACTTGCCAAGAACAATGTCAAAGCCACTTTCTTTTTGACTGGGTCGGGCGCCAACCACCATCCCCAATACATTAAAAACATCGCCGCTAAAGGTCACCAACTCGGTAACCATTCGTATACCCATCCAGACTTCACGAAGTTGACCGCCACTCAAATGAAATCAGAACTCGACCGGACGGAAGCGAAAGTCAAATCGATCACCGGTAAAACAACGAAACCGATTTTCCGGGCCCCATTTGGTGCCGTCAATAGCGCTGTCTTGAGCGGAGTCGGCGCCGCCGGCTACGGTTACACGATTCAATGGAACATTGATACGATTGACTGGAAAGGACTCACTGCTAGCCAAATTAATACGAAAGTCCAGACAAACATCAAACCAGGCTCAATCGTCTTGATGCACACCGGTGCCGGTGCACCGGGTACACCGCTCGCCTTGCCGACAATGATTTCTCAGTTGAAAGCGAAAGGCTACAAGTTCGTCACCGTCTCCCAATTGCTCGCCTATCAAAAAGCACCGACAGGCAAAACGTATACTGTCAAATCAGGTGATACACTCTATAGCATCGCCCGAGCATACAACGTCACCGTCGCTGCGCTCGCTGCCGCCAACAAAATCACGAACTACAACTTGATTTCTGTCGGACAAGTGCTCGTCATCCCAGGCACGACCGTCACCCCACCACCTACGACGACTGTAAAATATACCGTCAAGTCAGGTGACACGCTCTACAAGATTGCCACTTTGTATAAAACGACCGTCGCTAAGATTGCCGCCGCCAATAATATCACCAACGTCAACTCTATTTACGTCGGACAAGTGCTCGTCATCCCAGGTACGACCGTAACACCACCACCTGCGACGACCGTGAAATATACCGTCAAATCGGGCGACACGCTCTACAAGATTGCGACGATGTATAATACCACTGTCGCTAAAAT
This genomic interval carries:
- a CDS encoding glucose 1-dehydrogenase, whose product is MGRVQGEVAFVTGGARGMGASHVRKLVAEGAHVLFTDILADEGEALAAELGDAVVFLKHDVTKLEDWEDAVKIAEEKFGPITILVNNAGIALTHTIDELSEADYRKVIDINQVGVFLGMKSVIPSMRKAGHGSIINISSISGILGLGGAAYVASKFAVRGMTKAIALEVAADGIRVNSIHPGLIETPMIMQPGVEEVVRQMAETVPLKRIGKPGDVSNLVLFLASDESSYFTGAEFVIDGGVIVQ
- the pepT gene encoding peptidase T; translated protein: MQAKLIERLITYAKIDTQSDFTSETTPSTTKQWDLIHHLEAELKAIGLEDVETDEYGYLFATLPSNVSHEVPTIGLLAHVDTATDFTGTNVNPQLVAHYEGGDIVLNEALNVILSPRDFPELDGYVGHTLITTDGTTLLGADDKAGMAEIVTAVEYLLAHPEIPHGPVRIAFTPDEEIGRGPHKFDVARFNADFAYTMDGGPLGELQYESFNAAGATVTFHGTNVHPGSAKNKMVNSMKLAMAFHNRLPADEAPEHTSEYEGFFHLNGFSGDVETTTLQYIIRDHDRTKFEARKALLEKLVVEWKQKYGEARIDLKMDDQYYNMAEKIEPVKHIVDTVADVMRELGIEPKIEPIRGGTDGSQLSYMGLPTPNIFTGGENYHGKFEYVSVNNMEKATHVIIQTLRTFAERARA
- a CDS encoding ABC-F family ATP-binding cassette domain-containing protein; translated protein: MITVNNVSLQFGGRKLFEDVNIKFTPGNCYGLIGANGAGKSTFLKILAGEQDTTTGDVSFSPGERLAVLKQDHYAYEDQAVLETVIMGHERLYQVMKEKDAIYMKEDFSDEDGMRAAELEGEFAEMNGWEAESEAAMVLQGLGITDASHHKLMSELTGGEKVKVLLAQALFGKPDILLLDEPTNGLDLKAIQWLEEFLINFENTVIVVSHDRHFLNKVCTHMADLDFGKIQLYVGNYDFWYESSQLASRMANDQNKKKEEKIKELQNFIARFSSNASKARQATSRKKLLDKITLDDIRPSSRRYPFVGFSMEREIGNDVLYVDNVSKTIDGVKVLDNVTFSLNKTDKVAFVGRSDVAITTLFKIIMGEMEPDAGTVKWGVTTTQSYFPKDNSEYFEGSDKSILDWLRQFSPADESDTFLRGFLGRMLFSGEEVMKKASVLSGGEKVRCMLSKMMLSNSNVLVLDDPTNHLDLESITALNNGLETFKGVLLFSSHDHQLISTIATRIIEVTPNGIVDKEATYDEFLENESLQQQVESLYQNA
- a CDS encoding DNA/RNA nuclease SfsA — encoded protein: MYRFAQDLQEGIILRRRNRFVMDVLLDDTVVACHCPVTGRIGDLVFDGVPCLVSTNNPRRNTAFTVEAISIDADRQWIGIHQGRANDFVAYCLDTDALPVFPSSKHVEREQVVASSRLDFKVDGVYMEVKAPLTELFVTPLPRFERRAVTRPIETERLIRHLETLIATLPETKRAVLLYVFLYDAPVFTGNPNRKQDARIRQLIRDAIADGLEIWQLNCRFTVEGIVPLNCFETTLHFK
- a CDS encoding LysM peptidoglycan-binding domain-containing protein, producing MKSKFVRVLMALLIMLAPLVAYPKSADAAASKFITSVNTTSKVVALTFDDGADGANTNKILDILAKNNVKATFFLTGSGANHHPQYIKNIAAKGHQLGNHSYTHPDFTKLTATQMKSELDRTEAKVKSITGKTTKPIFRAPFGAVNSAVLSGVGAAGYGYTIQWNIDTIDWKGLTASQINTKVQTNIKPGSIVLMHTGAGAPGTPLALPTMISQLKAKGYKFVTVSQLLAYQKAPTGKTYTVKSGDTLYSIARAYNVTVAALAAANKITNYNLISVGQVLVIPGTTVTPPPTTTVKYTVKSGDTLYKIATLYKTTVAKIAAANNITNVNSIYVGQVLVIPGTTVTPPPATTVKYTVKSGDTLYKIATMYNTTVAKIAAANNITNVSLISVGQVLTIPR
- a CDS encoding FixH family protein, translating into MSKSMKRFGVTFGLVGMFVLGACGADEATNSTETVQSMEPVEAELNVPATADKDEAVTLAVRVTQEAEAVDDADEIKFEVWKNGAKEESEMIKASLTEDGVYEAEATFAEEAVYTVQVHVTARSMHTMPTTNVTVGHPETAAEAEAEEDHHHHAGADIVLDQTQAVVNEAQPFTVNVEIEHEALTGADVQLEVFKDGADKHDWVKLDETADGNYTGEHTFPETGTYNVQVHVTKGHDIHEHIMETVEVK
- a CDS encoding SACOL1771 family peroxiredoxin codes for the protein MKHTFQMNLDWTGGRNDVGTIEAERLKTQISIPPEMDGPGIGTNPDEMLLGAAATCYIITLAAMLGRSDLSHQGITIDAEGIVDVTNGVFTYEMIRYTTRINVPTDATDRAITLVERIAKKAKDGCMISRALAGNVTFELDTTVTRVD
- a CDS encoding stage II sporulation protein M; this encodes MKTTLSLKEAWSNYYRRDFFRLWVVFLVTGIGSYFLFRAVIAPEQVDEILTQLGESFESQGLTFDSSARETMIALFVNNTRVTLFAFLLGMIPLFIPYVFVVINAAVIGLVAMLVGFAGESVIRVIVLGIMPHGITEISAILLGAAMGLSLNRYIWKKLRGKETDVTFKALLVAGVKMFFVIAVPLLAISAVIEAYVTPLLLQ